The sequence GGGGCGAGCGCCGCGGACCCGGAGACGCAGGCGCGGAGCCGGCCGCCGAAGGCCTCACGGATCTTGGCGAACACGAGGGTGTCGGCGACCTTGTGCTTGGCGCCGAGCGCGAAGGGCACGGAGGCCTGGCCGGTGCGCCGGAAGTTGTCCTGGGAGACCTTGGCGTACTCGCGGGCGACGCCGGCCGCCCACTGGAAGATCTTGTACTTGGCGCCGCCGCCCGCGCGCGCCTTGGCCGCGACCCCGTTGTAGACCTTCTCGAAGATGCGCGGGACGGCGGCCATGTACGTCGGCTGGACGACCGGCAGGTTCTCGATGATCTTGTCGACCCGGCCGTCGACCGCGGTGACGTGGCCGACCTCGATCTGCCCGGAGGTGAGGACCTTGCCGAAGACGTGGGCGAGCGGCAGCCAGAGGTACTGGACGTCGTCCTTGGTGATCAGGCCGGTGGAGACGGTGGCCTTGGCCATGTACGACCAGTTGTCGTGCGGCAGCCGTACGCCCTTGGGGCGGCCGGTGGTGCCCGAGGTGTAGATGAGGGTCGCCAGCTGCTCGGAGGTGATGGCGTCGACGCGCTCGCGGACCGCCTCCGGGTTCTTCGCCAGGTGCTCGGCGCCCAGGGCCTCCAGCTCGGCCAGGGTGAGCACCCAGCCCTCCGGGTCGCCCTCGGCGGGGCCCGCTCCCTCGGCGTCGATGACCACGACATGGGCCAGGTGCGGCAGCTCGGCGCGGCGCTCGCGGGCCTTGGCCAGCTGGGCGGCGTCCTCGGCGATCAGGACCCGGCTCTCGGAGTCGGAGAGGATGAACGCCGACTCCTCGGCGTTGGTGGAGGGGTAGACCGTGGTGGTCGCGGCGCCCGCGCACATGACCCCGAGGTCGACGAGGATCCACTCGACCCGGGTGGACGAGGCGAGCGCGACGCGCTCCTCCGGGCGCACGCCGAGCGCGATCAGCCCGGCGGCCACGGCGTACACCCGCTCGGCGGCCTGCGCCCAGCTGAGCGACTTCCACTCGTCGGGCCCCTCGCCGCCGGCCGCGGGGACCGGGTAGCGGTAGGCCTCCCCGTCCGGGGTGGCCGCCACCCGG is a genomic window of Streptomyces sp. NBC_00708 containing:
- a CDS encoding long-chain fatty acid--CoA ligase, producing MSDTQTMIDNRPPSVATLFIDRVAATPDGEAYRYPVPAAGGEGPDEWKSLSWAQAAERVYAVAAGLIALGVRPEERVALASSTRVEWILVDLGVMCAGAATTTVYPSTNAEESAFILSDSESRVLIAEDAAQLAKARERRAELPHLAHVVVIDAEGAGPAEGDPEGWVLTLAELEALGAEHLAKNPEAVRERVDAITSEQLATLIYTSGTTGRPKGVRLPHDNWSYMAKATVSTGLITKDDVQYLWLPLAHVFGKVLTSGQIEVGHVTAVDGRVDKIIENLPVVQPTYMAAVPRIFEKVYNGVAAKARAGGGAKYKIFQWAAGVAREYAKVSQDNFRRTGQASVPFALGAKHKVADTLVFAKIREAFGGRLRACVSGSAALAPDIGLFFSGAGIHILEGYGLTESSAASFVNPGESYRTGTVGKPLPGTEVRIADDGEILLRGPGIMQGYQGLPDKTAEVLEADGWFHTGDIGELSVDGYLRITDRKKDLIKTSGGKYIAPAEVEGQFKAVCPFVSNILVHGADRNFCTALIALDEPTILGWAAENGMEGKSYADVVASPKTVELIEGYVKRLNEGLQRWQTIKKFRLLPRDLDIEHGEVTPSLKLKRPVVERTYKDLIEEMYAGSREA